The proteins below come from a single Garra rufa chromosome 25, GarRuf1.0, whole genome shotgun sequence genomic window:
- the gpr22b gene encoding G-protein coupled receptor 22, whose amino-acid sequence MHVPPATEEESTMSNVTVLDITESVSPAMTAAGPYPYPLSFQVSLTGFLMLEIVLGLSSNLTVLALYCMKSNLVNSVSNIVTMNLHVLDVLVCVCCIPLTIVVLMLSLQGDTVLVCCFHEACVSFASVATAANVLAITLDRYDISVKPANRVLTMGRAVALLGCIWVLSFVSFLVPFIEVGFLGPEPTKANQTAVVHVNEYYTELGLYYHLVAQIPIFGLTAIIMLVTYSKILQALNIRIGTRFHAAQKKKKKMRRKKNFSLMSTSEQQLPEITDASQSSNRGNAPLGMRTSVSVIIALRRAVKRHRERRERQKRVFRMSLLIISTFLLCWTPITVLNTVILSVGPSDLTVKLRLGFLVMAYGTTVFHPLLYAFTRQKFQKVLKSKMKKRVVSIIEADPLPNNAVIRNSWIDPKRNKKVTFDDHEARQKCLSSEDAD is encoded by the coding sequence ATGCACGTCCCTCCCGCAACGGAGGAAGAAAGCACCATGAGTAACGTTACAGTTCTCGACATCACCGAGTCCGTGAGTCCCGCCATGACGGCAGCCGGCCCGTACCCTTACCCACTCAGCTTCCAGGTGTCCCTGACCGGATTCCTCATGCTGGAGATCGTCCTGGGATTGAGTAGCAACCTGACCGTACTGGCCCTCTACTGCATGAAGTCCAACCTGGTCAATTCCGTCAGCAACATCGTCACCATGAACCTCCACGTGCTGGACGTGTTGGTGTGCGTTTGCTGCATCCCCCTGACGATTGTCGTGTTGATGCTATCGCTGCAAGGGGACACAGTGCTCGTCTGCTGCTTCCACGAAGCCTGCGTGTCCTTTGCAAGCGTGGCCACGGCGGCAAATGTGCTAGCCATCACTTTGGACCGATACGACATCTCAGTTAAACCGGCCAATCGTGTCCTCACTATGGGACGAGCGGTAGCTCTGTTGGGATGCATTTGGGTGCTGTCTTTCGTCAGCTTCTTGGTGCCATTTATCGAGGTGGGATTCTTGGGACCGGAGCCCACCAAAGCCAATCAGACCGCCGTCGTGCACGTCAACGAATATTACACCGAACTTGGTCTGTACTACCACCTAGTGGCCCAAATCCCCATTTTCGGTTTGACTGCCATCATCATGTTGGTGACGTACTCCAAGATCCTGCAGGCGCTCAACATCCGCATCGGTACGCGCTTCCACGCCgcgcagaagaagaagaaaaagatgaGGAGGAAAAAGAACTTCTCTCTTATGTCAACATCTGAGCAACAGCTGCCCGAGATCACGGACGCCTCGCAGAGCAGCAATCGCGGAAACGCTCCGCTCGGCATGCGCACGTCCGTCTCGGTGATCATCGCCCTGCGAAGGGCAGTCAAACGTCACCGGGAGCGGCGCGAGCGCCAAAAACGTGTTTTCCGCATGTCGTTGCTCATCATCTCCACGTTCCTTCTCTGCTGGACACCCATCACCGTTTTAAACACTGTGATCCTCAGCGTAGGCCCCAGTGACCTCACCGTCAAGCTCCGACTGGGTTTTCTGGTCATGGCCTATGGCACTACGGTCTTCCATCCTCTCTTGTACGCCTTCACGAGGCAGAAGTTCCAGAAAGTCCTAAAAAGCAAAATGAAGAAACGTGTGGTTTCCATCATCGAGGCGGATCCACTCCCGAACAACGCTGTGATTCGAAACTCCTGGATTGATCCCAAGCGGAATAAGAAAGTGACGTTTGACGATCACGAAGCCAGGCAGAAATGTCTATCATCCGAAGATGCAGACTAA